The Neomonachus schauinslandi chromosome 4, ASM220157v2, whole genome shotgun sequence genome includes a region encoding these proteins:
- the VPS72 gene encoding vacuolar protein sorting-associated protein 72 homolog isoform X1: MSLAGGRAPRKTAGNRLSGLLEAEEEDEFYQTTYGGFTEESGDDEYQGDQSDTEDEVDSDFDIDEGDEPSSDGEAEEPRRKRRVVTKAYKEPLKSLRPRKVSTPAGSSQKAREEKALLPLELQDDGSDSRKSMRQSTAEHTRQTFLRVQERQGQSRRRKGPHCERPLTQEELLREAKITEELNLRSLETYERLEADKKKQVHKKRKCPGPIITYHSVTVPLVGEPGPKEENVDVEGGFCVFLSLSPLRLDPTPTASALTPHAGTGPVVPPARCSRTFITFSDDATFEEWFPQGRPPKVPVREVCPVTHRPALYRDPVTDIPYATARAFKIIREAYKKYITAHGLPPTASALGPGPPPPEPLPGSGPRALRQKIVIK, from the exons ATGAGTTTGGCTGGGGGCCGGGCCCCCCGGAAGACCGCGGGGAACCGGCTTTCTGGGCTcctggaggcagaggaggaagatgagTTCTACCAGACGACTTATGGGGGTTTCACAGAG gaATCAGGAGATGATGAGTATCAAGGGGACCAGTCAGACACAGAGGATGAGGTGGACTCTGACTTTGACATTGACGAAGGGGATGAACCATCCAGTGATGGAGAAGCAGAAGAGCCAAGAAGGAAGCGCCGAGTAGTCACCAAAGCATATAAG GAGCCTCTCAAGAGCTTGAGGCCTCGAAAGGTCAGCACTCCAGCTGGTAGCTCTCAGAAGGCCCGAGAAGAGAAGGCACTGCTGCCGCTAGAACTACAGGATGATGGCTCGGACA GTCGGAAGTCCATGCGTCAGTCTACAGCTGAGCATACAAGACAGACATTCCTTCGGGTACAAGAGAGGCAGGGCCAGTCACGGCGGCGAAAGGGGCCCCATTGTGAGCGGCCACTAACCCAGGAAGAgctgctcagagaggccaagaTCACAGAGGAGCTCAACTTACGTTCACTGG AGACATACGAGAGGCTTGAGGCTGACAAAAAGAAGCAGGTGCACAAGAAGCGGAAGTGCCCTGGGCCCATAATCACCTATCATTCGGTGACAGTGCCGCTTGTTGGGGAGCCAGGCCCGAAAGAGGAGAATGTGGATGTAGAAGG aggtttttgtgtttttctctctctctctccccttagACTGGATCCTACTCCCACAGCTTCTGCACTGACTCCCCATGCCGGCACCGGACCCGTCGTCCCTCCAGCTCGCTGTTCCCGTACCTTCATCACTTTTAGCGATGATGCAACATTTGAGGAATGGTTTCCCCAAGGGCGGCCCCCAAAGGTCCCTGTTCGGGAGGTCTGCCCCGTGACCCATCGGCCAGCCCTGTACCGGGACCCTGTCACAGACATCCCCTATGCCACTGCTCGAGCCTTCAAGATCATCCGTGAGGCCTACAAGAAGTACATCACTGCCCACGGACTGCCGCCCACTGCCTCGGCACTGGGCCCTGGCCCACCACCTCCTGAGCCCCTCCCTGGTTCTGGGCCCCGAGCCCTGCGCCAGAAAATTGTCATCAAATAA
- the VPS72 gene encoding vacuolar protein sorting-associated protein 72 homolog isoform X2, with protein MSLAGGRAPRKTAGNRLSGLLEAEEEDEFYQTTYGGFTEESGDDEYQGDQSDTEDEVDSDFDIDEGDEPSSDGEAEEPRRKRRVVTKAYKEPLKSLRPRKVSTPAGSSQKAREEKALLPLELQDDGSDSRKSMRQSTAEHTRQTFLRVQERQGQSRRRKGPHCERPLTQEELLREAKITEELNLRSLETYERLEADKKKQVHKKRKCPGPIITYHSVTVPLVGEPGPKEENVDVEGLDPTPTASALTPHAGTGPVVPPARCSRTFITFSDDATFEEWFPQGRPPKVPVREVCPVTHRPALYRDPVTDIPYATARAFKIIREAYKKYITAHGLPPTASALGPGPPPPEPLPGSGPRALRQKIVIK; from the exons ATGAGTTTGGCTGGGGGCCGGGCCCCCCGGAAGACCGCGGGGAACCGGCTTTCTGGGCTcctggaggcagaggaggaagatgagTTCTACCAGACGACTTATGGGGGTTTCACAGAG gaATCAGGAGATGATGAGTATCAAGGGGACCAGTCAGACACAGAGGATGAGGTGGACTCTGACTTTGACATTGACGAAGGGGATGAACCATCCAGTGATGGAGAAGCAGAAGAGCCAAGAAGGAAGCGCCGAGTAGTCACCAAAGCATATAAG GAGCCTCTCAAGAGCTTGAGGCCTCGAAAGGTCAGCACTCCAGCTGGTAGCTCTCAGAAGGCCCGAGAAGAGAAGGCACTGCTGCCGCTAGAACTACAGGATGATGGCTCGGACA GTCGGAAGTCCATGCGTCAGTCTACAGCTGAGCATACAAGACAGACATTCCTTCGGGTACAAGAGAGGCAGGGCCAGTCACGGCGGCGAAAGGGGCCCCATTGTGAGCGGCCACTAACCCAGGAAGAgctgctcagagaggccaagaTCACAGAGGAGCTCAACTTACGTTCACTGG AGACATACGAGAGGCTTGAGGCTGACAAAAAGAAGCAGGTGCACAAGAAGCGGAAGTGCCCTGGGCCCATAATCACCTATCATTCGGTGACAGTGCCGCTTGTTGGGGAGCCAGGCCCGAAAGAGGAGAATGTGGATGTAGAAGG ACTGGATCCTACTCCCACAGCTTCTGCACTGACTCCCCATGCCGGCACCGGACCCGTCGTCCCTCCAGCTCGCTGTTCCCGTACCTTCATCACTTTTAGCGATGATGCAACATTTGAGGAATGGTTTCCCCAAGGGCGGCCCCCAAAGGTCCCTGTTCGGGAGGTCTGCCCCGTGACCCATCGGCCAGCCCTGTACCGGGACCCTGTCACAGACATCCCCTATGCCACTGCTCGAGCCTTCAAGATCATCCGTGAGGCCTACAAGAAGTACATCACTGCCCACGGACTGCCGCCCACTGCCTCGGCACTGGGCCCTGGCCCACCACCTCCTGAGCCCCTCCCTGGTTCTGGGCCCCGAGCCCTGCGCCAGAAAATTGTCATCAAATAA